CCCCGCACGCTCCGGGATCCGGCCGCGCTGCGTGCGGACGCGGACCGGACGGTCAAGCGCGGGTACTCCATCTCGAATGAGGAATCCGCAGCGGGCATGATGGGTATTGGCGCGTACGTCGCCAACGCCGGCGGCATTCATACGGCGCTCAGTGTGGCCTTCCCGATTCACCAGCATGGGGCCGACGAGCGGCCGCAGGTGGCGTCACTTGTCGTGAAGGCGGCCGCAGCCGCCAGGCGGTTGCTCGTGCCCGGCAACTCCGCGAACGTCGCGGGGGTGAAGAGAGTGACGGGCGGCCGCGGTCTCCATTCGGTGAGCGAATGAGGCTGATCGACCTGTCCCAGGTCTTTCGACCGGGCATGATGGGCGGCAGCGCTGAGGACGCGCCCGAGGTGACCGTGCGGATGCGCGCGGTGCGCTCGATCGCCCGTGATGGCATCAATGCGATGGAAATCGTGCTGGGGGCCCACGCCGGGACCCACGTCGATGCGCCGCTGCATCTGGTCCCCGGAGGACGCACCATCGCCGACATCGACCTTGCCCAGTTCTTTGGGCCCGCCGTGGCCCTCGACGTGCGGAAGGGTGATGATGCACCGATCACCGCCGGCGACCTGGAACGCAGCGAGGCGGTCCGCGCAGGAGACATGGTCTTTCTCGAGACCGGGTGGTCTGAATATGTGGGCACGCCCAGATACAGGGATCATCACCCGTATGTGGATAGCGAGGCGGCTCGATGGCTGGTGCATCGGCAGGTGCGCGCGGTCGGCATCGATGCCTCCAGCCTCGATGTGCCGCGCGCCATCCGGCGCCCCGGCTTCGGCCACGAGACGCTGAAAATATTGCTCGGCGCGGGGATTCTCGCGATTCATGGGTTGGCGAATCTCGCAGCCATTCGCGGGCGCCGGTGCACAGCGATCGCGTTTCCCATCGTGGTGGACGGCGCGGAGGCTGGCCCGGCCCGCGTTGTGGCGATGCTCGAGGACTCGTAGGTTCACGATCTCAGAGCGAGGGGCGGTGATCTTAATGACGTGTCCCGGCGGTCGTCGGTTGGTTGCGATGTTGCTCGCGGTGCTGCTGATCGTTGCTGGCGCGGGATACGGTGCCGTGTCAACCGCATCCCCCGTGTCCACCAAGATCACGCTCAACCTGGCTGATGTGCTGCCCGATTCGGACCCCGGCACGCTGGCCCTCAACAACTTCGCGCGTCTGGTCGCCGCGAATAC
This window of the bacterium genome carries:
- a CDS encoding cyclase family protein, which translates into the protein MRLIDLSQVFRPGMMGGSAEDAPEVTVRMRAVRSIARDGINAMEIVLGAHAGTHVDAPLHLVPGGRTIADIDLAQFFGPAVALDVRKGDDAPITAGDLERSEAVRAGDMVFLETGWSEYVGTPRYRDHHPYVDSEAARWLVHRQVRAVGIDASSLDVPRAIRRPGFGHETLKILLGAGILAIHGLANLAAIRGRRCTAIAFPIVVDGAEAGPARVVAMLEDS